Below is a genomic region from Phycisphaerae bacterium.
GGATGCATCACCCGATACAGGCGAGGCCCATCACAAACCCATAGCCATGTCTATTCGCGGCAGCCAACACCCGGCCCTCAGCCTTCGAGGCCGGATCGTCGCTCGATCCTCAAGTACCACGCCGCGCTACTTCTCGTCCAGGTACCACTTGACGGTCAGCGGAATGCCCGTCTCGTAGTCCACCGTGGGCGTCCAGCCGAGCTTGCGAACTTTCGCGGTCGAGAAGCCGATCCGCCGACCCATCAGCCACACCGCATAGCGGGAAACCATGGGCGGCTCCTTGCGGCCGGTCAACCGGCCCACGCACTCCATCGTGAACCCGGCGAACTTGGCGATCTTGTACGGAACGTGTTTGCGGACCGGCGAAGCGCCGAGGGCCTTGGCAATCAGGTCGAAGTAGCCCTGGAGGGTGATATCGCCGTCGCTGCAGCAGTTGTAGGCCTCGCCCTTGGCCTCGTCCTTGTTGGCGGCCAGGATGGCCCCCTCGGCCACGTTGCCCGCGTACGCGAGGCTGAGCTTGTTCAAGCCGTCTCCGATGATCTTGGCCTTGCCTGACTGGATCGCGTCCACCAGCCGGCCGATGCTGGCCCGGTCGCGAGGGCCGTACAGCCAACTCGGGCGGATCACCGTCGCCGCCAGCTTATCCTTGCGGTGAAAATCCCAAACCAACTGCTCGGCAATCACCTTAGCTTTACTATAATAACTCCACCTGTAGAGGTTCTGGCCAAGCGGCGCCGTCTCGTCCAGAATGACCCCTTCGCCGTCCACGTAGCCGTAGGCGCTGATCGAACTGATGTGCAGGAACCGCTGGACCTTGGCCTTGTCCGATGCTTCGAGCAGGTAGCGCGTGCCGTCAATGGTCACCCGCTGAAACTCGTCCCAGTGGCCCCAGTCGCCGACCTTGGCCGCCGAATGGTAGACCACGCGGACCCCCTCGCACGCCTCGCCCAGCGCCTGGCGGTCGGTCAGGTCGCCAAAGACCTTCTCGAC
It encodes:
- a CDS encoding NAD-dependent epimerase/dehydratase family protein; amino-acid sequence: MNLITGATGLLGSHIAEQLVKRGEKVRVLVRRGSDTRFVDSLGVEKVFGDLTDRQALGEACEGVRVVYHSAAKVGDWGHWDEFQRVTIDGTRYLLEASDKAKVQRFLHISSISAYGYVDGEGVILDETAPLGQNLYRWSYYSKAKVIAEQLVWDFHRKDKLAATVIRPSWLYGPRDRASIGRLVDAIQSGKAKIIGDGLNKLSLAYAGNVAEGAILAANKDEAKGEAYNCCSDGDITLQGYFDLIAKALGASPVRKHVPYKIAKFAGFTMECVGRLTGRKEPPMVSRYAVWLMGRRIGFSTAKVRKLGWTPTVDYETGIPLTVKWYLDEK